The following proteins come from a genomic window of Methanosarcina sp. MTP4:
- a CDS encoding CDP-alcohol phosphatidyltransferase family protein produces MTFDALRPFASKVIEPLADLFIRKGISPDVVSIASLICAFIAGLCFYYSPAARGLVLLAGIFVVLNSVLDALDGAVARKSNKATARGDFLDHVIDRYSDVFIICSIFFAGYVPWQIGVAAIVGVLLTSYLGTQAQALSLGRYYGGIMGRADRLVVIILSAFVNFAYPATIAGFSILGWAVTLIALTSHITAFQRIHYIWNRL; encoded by the coding sequence ATGACGTTCGATGCACTGAGACCCTTCGCCTCAAAAGTTATTGAACCGCTGGCAGACCTTTTCATCCGGAAGGGTATCTCTCCTGATGTGGTTTCCATAGCTTCCCTTATCTGTGCCTTTATTGCGGGGCTCTGCTTTTACTACTCCCCGGCAGCCCGGGGTCTCGTCCTTCTGGCGGGTATCTTCGTTGTGCTGAATTCTGTCCTGGACGCCCTGGACGGGGCGGTTGCTCGGAAGTCAAATAAGGCCACTGCCAGGGGAGATTTCCTGGATCATGTTATCGACCGCTATTCGGATGTCTTTATTATCTGCAGCATCTTTTTTGCAGGTTACGTACCCTGGCAGATCGGGGTTGCGGCAATCGTGGGTGTGCTGCTGACAAGCTACCTGGGGACCCAGGCTCAGGCCCTTTCTCTTGGAAGGTACTACGGAGGGATCATGGGCAGGGCTGACCGTCTGGTGGTTATCATACTCTCTGCCTTTGTAAATTTTGCCTACCCGGCTACCATCGCTGGCTTTTCTATCCTGGGCTGGGCCGTTACCCTGATTGCATTGACCAGTCACATCACGGCTTTTCAGAGGATACATTACATCTGGAACAGGCTGTAA
- the mtrC gene encoding tetrahydromethanopterin S-methyltransferase subunit MtrC, with the protein MSAGGDGGEAKGGLPPNTIIGIGAAGGLIGIYLAHFLPATFSFFGGIAAICAIVWGADAVRRVASYGLGTGVPSIGMISLGMGIVTALFGLSIGGIAGPIVSFISAAVIGAIIGVLANKVIGMGIPIMERAMVEIAGAGTLAIIGLSTVIAGTFEYGAVLDTVVSTGFIAMIFIIGGMGILHPFNANLGPDEKQDRTLIVGVEKGALAMIIAGLASSINEGLGPAFVTILVGLIIWYLAFNKYYGFVKRDAYAVIGTGLLPSEEELQ; encoded by the coding sequence ATGTCTGCAGGTGGAGACGGAGGAGAAGCTAAAGGCGGCTTACCTCCAAACACAATTATAGGAATCGGTGCCGCAGGCGGACTCATAGGAATTTACCTGGCGCACTTCCTGCCCGCAACATTCTCCTTCTTTGGAGGCATCGCGGCAATCTGTGCCATCGTCTGGGGAGCTGACGCGGTCCGCCGTGTTGCAAGCTACGGGCTTGGTACAGGGGTTCCGTCCATCGGTATGATCTCCCTTGGCATGGGTATTGTCACTGCCCTCTTCGGACTTTCGATAGGCGGCATTGCAGGCCCAATCGTATCCTTTATCTCAGCAGCAGTCATCGGTGCTATAATCGGTGTGCTTGCTAACAAGGTAATAGGAATGGGAATCCCGATTATGGAACGGGCAATGGTTGAAATTGCAGGTGCAGGAACCCTGGCAATCATCGGGCTTAGCACCGTCATTGCCGGAACCTTCGAATACGGAGCAGTACTTGATACTGTAGTCTCAACCGGATTTATCGCAATGATCTTCATCATCGGCGGTATGGGAATCCTTCACCCCTTCAACGCAAACCTCGGACCCGACGAAAAGCAGGACCGTACCCTTATAGTTGGTGTTGAGAAGGGAGCCCTCGCAATGATCATTGCAGGTCTCGCATCCTCAATCAACGAAGGTCTTGGACCTGCCTTTGTCACAATTCTTGTGGGGCTCATTATCTGGTACCTGGCATTCAACAAGTACTACGGATTCGTCAAGAGAGACGCATACGCAGTGATTGGAACCGGCCTTCTGCCCAGTGAGGAGGAACTACAATGA
- a CDS encoding tetrahydromethanopterin S-methyltransferase subunit F, which yields MKMAEEGQGVPMVLNPQMGAIDATVESIRYRAQLIARNQKLDSGVMSTGLIGFALGFLFSLVMVIILPLIIWGL from the coding sequence ATGAAAATGGCAGAAGAAGGACAAGGCGTCCCAATGGTGCTTAACCCCCAGATGGGTGCAATCGATGCTACTGTTGAGAGCATCCGGTACAGAGCGCAGTTGATTGCGAGGAACCAGAAGCTGGACTCCGGGGTCATGTCTACCGGACTTATCGGCTTCGCACTTGGATTCCTCTTTTCACTGGTGATGGTAATCATACTCCCATTAATCATCTGGGGTCTTTAA
- a CDS encoding sugar phosphate isomerase/epimerase family protein: MNSIELYIPKLGVYSGRKLENEKLNLILDELSVYEFASTIHAPYFAPDPNYPGSLQVDTACMGKREFSLMDGSIALANRIGAGVVVLHPGRIGQDREKAFSSMVENLKVLASTAEDQGVMLGLENKEGTDPYNLCCKAEELARAVEAVNSGSLKATFDIGHANLTCGGDPEKLLSFVETLKEHIVHLHVHDNGGQWTETYDGDEHMAPGNGCVDFSVLNLLSGYKGVYNFEVFSMEDVLQGKKTLENILKL; encoded by the coding sequence GTGAATTCAATAGAACTGTATATCCCTAAGCTCGGGGTTTATTCCGGCAGGAAGCTGGAAAATGAAAAGTTGAACCTGATACTTGACGAGCTATCAGTATACGAATTTGCAAGCACCATTCATGCTCCTTATTTTGCGCCGGACCCTAACTATCCCGGGTCCCTCCAGGTAGATACTGCCTGCATGGGAAAACGGGAGTTTTCCCTCATGGATGGGTCCATAGCCCTTGCAAACCGGATCGGGGCCGGGGTTGTTGTACTGCATCCGGGGAGGATCGGACAGGACCGGGAAAAGGCTTTTTCTTCAATGGTTGAAAACCTCAAGGTGCTCGCTTCCACTGCCGAGGACCAGGGGGTCATGCTGGGGCTGGAAAATAAGGAAGGTACTGACCCTTACAACCTCTGTTGCAAAGCCGAAGAACTTGCACGTGCGGTTGAGGCCGTAAATTCCGGGTCCCTGAAAGCGACGTTCGATATAGGGCACGCAAACCTTACCTGTGGGGGGGACCCTGAAAAACTCCTGAGTTTTGTGGAAACCCTGAAAGAACATATCGTCCACCTCCACGTACATGATAATGGGGGCCAGTGGACGGAAACGTATGATGGGGATGAGCACATGGCTCCCGGAAACGGCTGTGTAGACTTCTCCGTGCTGAACCTGCTTTCCGGGTATAAAGGTGTCTACAACTTTGAAGTTTTTTCAATGGAAGACGTCCTTCAGGGAAAAAAGACTCTGGAAAATATCCTGAAGCTCTGA
- the mtrE gene encoding tetrahydromethanopterin S-methyltransferase subunit E, producing MEPLIGMGVLALMGVAATIAGASEDLESDVGSQSNPNSQVQLAPQMMFPHRIYNKAVSGEPPSNALMCAIGATGAAVLMGEFNLSPLFALVIGALIAACVHGTYAMTSTMGRAASQSRFKQPVYLDMIRSHTPVIMAYAFITTFCVLIISYMMNVVLGHPFPLPLLAFIWGITIGAIGSSTGDVHYGAEREFQQFEFGSGLNASNSGNIVRFAESGLRNGYDNSWFCAKFGGPVTGIAFGMTVFLGSWVTTVFDPAVSIAQGWLSAVAGIIIVFILIIWNRKIEVAARNNYGPYKEDKSEEEAAA from the coding sequence ATGGAACCACTCATAGGCATGGGAGTACTGGCACTTATGGGCGTAGCTGCAACCATTGCAGGTGCCTCAGAAGACCTCGAATCCGATGTAGGGTCCCAGAGTAACCCGAACTCGCAGGTCCAGTTAGCTCCCCAAATGATGTTTCCGCATCGAATTTATAACAAAGCTGTTTCTGGTGAACCACCATCAAACGCACTAATGTGTGCAATTGGTGCAACCGGCGCGGCAGTATTAATGGGTGAATTCAATCTGTCTCCGCTCTTTGCACTGGTTATCGGTGCCCTCATTGCAGCATGTGTCCACGGCACTTACGCCATGACCTCTACAATGGGCAGGGCTGCCAGTCAGAGCCGTTTCAAGCAGCCGGTATACCTGGACATGATCCGGAGCCACACCCCTGTAATCATGGCATATGCGTTCATAACGACGTTCTGTGTCCTGATCATTTCGTACATGATGAACGTTGTCCTCGGACACCCCTTCCCTCTGCCCCTGCTAGCCTTTATCTGGGGAATCACGATAGGTGCAATAGGGTCGTCCACCGGTGACGTCCACTACGGCGCAGAGCGTGAATTCCAGCAGTTCGAATTCGGTTCAGGTCTGAACGCTTCGAACTCCGGTAACATTGTAAGGTTTGCAGAATCCGGGCTCAGAAACGGGTACGACAACTCATGGTTCTGTGCAAAATTCGGTGGACCTGTAACAGGTATCGCTTTTGGTATGACCGTTTTCCTGGGCAGCTGGGTAACAACTGTTTTTGATCCCGCAGTAAGCATCGCACAGGGATGGCTCTCTGCTGTTGCAGGGATTATCATTGTCTTTATCTTAATTATCTGGAACAGGAAAATTGAAGTTGCTGCCCGCAACAACTACGGACCTTACAAGGAAGACAAGTCTGAAGAGGAGGCAGCAGCATGA
- the mtrD gene encoding tetrahydromethanopterin S-methyltransferase subunit D has protein sequence MIDLAANFLWMFLVVIGGVLISWSVHFVPVGGAPAAMAQATGIGTGTVQLAAGAGLTGLISAGYMMQVVDNLPLILASGTVGAMIMISVTMIVGTWVYVYGVGCVPSSAKVKVDPITHDRQDLYVSQGTEGHGLPTVSFVSGVIGGALGGFGGSLVYYALLKVGMGVAEVDANMIGLVAIFAVGIFFVNAVIPSYNIGGTIEGFHDPKWKKWPKAVISSFVATIFCALVAVIAISQLGGL, from the coding sequence ATGATTGACCTCGCAGCAAACTTCTTATGGATGTTCCTGGTCGTTATCGGCGGTGTGCTGATTTCCTGGAGTGTCCACTTTGTGCCTGTGGGCGGTGCGCCTGCAGCTATGGCCCAGGCAACCGGTATTGGAACCGGTACAGTGCAGTTGGCAGCCGGGGCAGGACTTACCGGGCTTATCAGTGCCGGGTACATGATGCAAGTAGTCGACAACCTTCCCCTGATTCTCGCCTCTGGCACAGTTGGTGCCATGATCATGATCTCAGTTACCATGATAGTGGGAACCTGGGTTTATGTATACGGTGTAGGCTGTGTGCCTTCTTCCGCAAAGGTCAAAGTAGACCCCATAACCCATGACCGCCAGGACCTTTATGTGTCCCAGGGAACTGAAGGACACGGACTCCCAACAGTCTCTTTTGTTAGTGGAGTTATCGGTGGAGCTCTTGGTGGCTTTGGTGGATCCCTCGTCTACTACGCCCTTCTGAAGGTCGGCATGGGAGTCGCCGAAGTCGATGCAAACATGATCGGACTTGTGGCAATTTTCGCAGTAGGTATCTTCTTCGTGAATGCTGTGATCCCCTCATACAACATTGGAGGTACCATCGAAGGATTCCATGACCCGAAGTGGAAGAAGTGGCCGAAAGCGGTAATTTCATCCTTTGTCGCAACGATTTTCTGCGCACTAGTGGCAGTAATCGCAATTTCACAGCTTGGAGGTCTCTAA
- the mtrA gene encoding tetrahydromethanopterin S-methyltransferase subunit A — MVDKRDPAPGWPILKGEYEVGDVQGCVAVITCASHLPGKPVLDAGAAITGSCKTENLGIEKVVAHVISNPNIRYLVVTGAEVKGHITGQAALSLHENGVKENRIVGAIGAIPYVENLNPEAVERFQAQVETVELLNTEDMGVITAKVKELVSKDPGAFDAEPLVVEISEEGEGEEDVGVVRPVSGEIATIRSRLKGIEARMLDIGNLNKFHSGIHAGKVEGAMIGLTVTISLLGLLLLGR; from the coding sequence ATGGTAGATAAAAGAGATCCAGCCCCGGGATGGCCAATCCTGAAAGGTGAATACGAAGTCGGCGACGTGCAAGGCTGTGTTGCAGTAATCACCTGCGCATCACACCTTCCAGGCAAGCCGGTACTCGATGCCGGAGCAGCAATTACAGGATCCTGTAAAACCGAGAACCTTGGTATAGAAAAGGTCGTTGCCCACGTAATTTCAAACCCTAACATCAGATACCTGGTCGTAACAGGAGCAGAAGTTAAAGGGCACATTACAGGACAGGCAGCGCTCAGCCTTCACGAAAACGGTGTGAAGGAAAACAGGATCGTAGGCGCAATCGGAGCCATTCCGTATGTCGAAAACCTGAATCCTGAAGCAGTTGAACGTTTCCAGGCACAGGTCGAGACCGTCGAACTGCTGAACACCGAAGATATGGGTGTCATCACTGCCAAAGTAAAGGAACTCGTTTCAAAGGACCCAGGAGCCTTCGATGCCGAACCCCTGGTCGTTGAGATCAGCGAGGAAGGCGAAGGCGAAGAAGATGTTGGTGTCGTTAGACCGGTCTCGGGAGAAATCGCAACAATCCGCAGCCGGTTGAAGGGTATTGAAGCCCGGATGCTTGACATCGGAAACCTGAACAAGTTCCACTCAGGGATTCACGCAGGCAAGGTTGAAGGTGCCATGATCGGACTGACTGTGACCATATCCCTGCTTGGGTTATTACTTCTCGGGAGGTAA
- a CDS encoding tetrahydromethanopterin S-methyltransferase subunit B: protein MSMIRIAPEVHLVLDPDTALVAEERSDSLMYSMEPVLERLDKLEAISGDLVNSLSPSMPLLNTWPGRENTSYLAGIYGNSFYGLIVGLAFSGLLALIIYIYSLMGGVI from the coding sequence ATGAGCATGATTCGTATAGCCCCCGAAGTACACCTGGTTCTGGACCCCGACACCGCCCTTGTGGCAGAAGAAAGGTCAGACTCACTTATGTATTCCATGGAGCCGGTTTTAGAGAGGCTGGACAAACTGGAAGCAATTTCAGGGGACCTTGTGAACTCCCTATCACCCAGCATGCCGCTCCTGAACACCTGGCCCGGACGTGAGAACACCTCTTACCTGGCCGGAATCTACGGGAACTCCTTCTATGGACTTATCGTGGGCCTGGCTTTTAGCGGACTGCTGGCATTGATCATATATATATACAGCCTGATGGGAGGGGTGATCTAA
- a CDS encoding RtcB family protein has translation MLTSVRGMVRKLSENSWEIPVGHTPGMQVPGRLFVSEKLLASIDPGTIDQIANVSTLPGIQKYSMAMPDAHLGYGFAIGGVAAFDSEEGIISPGGVGFDINCGVRLIKTNLQKEEVVPHIKELTDGLFRNVPSGVGSKSRIRASDKELDDAFLHGAKWAVESGYGVEADTEHCEGNGFLEGADPVYVSDKARKRGKPQFGTLGSGNHFLEVQYVDEIYDQGVASAFGLEEGQVTVMVHCGSRGAGHQICTDHLQTLSQAVKKYGIQIPDKQLACAPAQSKEAQSYFKAMLCAANYAWANRQVITHWTRETFEQVFGRDSDELGMDLLYDVAHNVAKLEEHLIEGRKKEVYVHRKGATRAFPPGHPEVPAAFRDVGQPVLIPGSMGTASYILCGTKEAMDISFGSACHGAGRVMSRAHAKKEFRGESIKEKLEAMGITVRATHPSVIAEEAPDVYKSSSEVVNVVHELGIARKVARVLPLGVAKG, from the coding sequence ATGCTTACGAGTGTGAGGGGCATGGTCCGGAAGCTTTCCGAAAACAGCTGGGAAATCCCTGTCGGGCACACTCCCGGAATGCAAGTCCCGGGGCGCCTTTTTGTGTCCGAAAAACTGCTTGCAAGCATCGATCCGGGCACAATTGACCAGATTGCAAATGTGTCAACTCTTCCTGGAATTCAGAAATATTCTATGGCTATGCCGGATGCTCACCTGGGATACGGCTTTGCCATCGGCGGGGTCGCGGCCTTTGATAGTGAAGAGGGGATTATCAGTCCCGGTGGAGTGGGCTTTGACATTAACTGCGGAGTCCGTTTGATAAAGACGAACCTGCAAAAGGAGGAGGTGGTCCCTCATATTAAGGAGCTTACGGACGGCCTTTTCAGAAACGTCCCCTCCGGAGTCGGGTCAAAAAGCCGGATCAGGGCTTCTGATAAAGAGCTGGATGATGCTTTCCTGCATGGGGCAAAGTGGGCTGTGGAATCAGGGTACGGTGTGGAAGCCGACACCGAGCACTGTGAAGGGAACGGGTTCCTTGAAGGGGCAGATCCCGTATATGTTAGCGATAAAGCCCGGAAGCGAGGGAAACCCCAGTTCGGTACTCTGGGAAGTGGGAACCATTTCCTGGAAGTTCAGTATGTGGACGAGATTTATGATCAGGGGGTGGCTTCGGCTTTCGGGCTTGAGGAAGGGCAGGTCACTGTCATGGTTCACTGCGGGTCCAGAGGTGCCGGGCACCAGATTTGCACGGACCACCTTCAGACCTTGTCCCAGGCTGTGAAGAAGTACGGCATACAGATCCCTGATAAGCAGCTTGCCTGCGCCCCTGCGCAGTCAAAGGAAGCTCAGTCCTACTTCAAGGCAATGCTCTGTGCCGCAAATTATGCCTGGGCGAACCGGCAGGTTATCACTCACTGGACAAGGGAAACTTTTGAACAGGTTTTTGGCAGGGACTCCGATGAGCTTGGGATGGACCTTCTCTACGATGTTGCCCATAACGTGGCAAAACTCGAGGAGCATCTTATCGAAGGCAGGAAAAAGGAAGTGTATGTGCACAGGAAAGGAGCTACCCGGGCCTTTCCTCCTGGTCATCCGGAGGTCCCTGCAGCGTTTAGGGATGTCGGGCAGCCTGTTTTGATCCCTGGTAGTATGGGGACTGCTTCCTACATTCTCTGCGGTACGAAAGAGGCTATGGATATCTCTTTTGGAAGCGCTTGTCACGGGGCTGGCAGGGTCATGAGCCGGGCGCACGCCAAGAAGGAATTCAGGGGAGAGAGCATAAAGGAGAAACTTGAAGCCATGGGGATTACGGTAAGGGCCACACACCCGTCCGTTATTGCAGAAGAAGCCCCCGACGTTTACAAGTCGAGTAGTGAGGTGGTAAATGTAGTGCATGAACTCGGGATTGCCCGGAAGGTTGCACGTGTTCTGCCTCTCGGGGTGGCAAAAGGCTAA
- a CDS encoding archease encodes MPPQPEQYEYLEHTADAKFRAYGKTLEEVFENAALAMFNVMIDTKKVLVETSLEVSLKSPGLDTLLIDWLSELLFLFEVEETIFGEFRVEEIREEEGEYSLKARALGDKWNLEIHPFETEIKAVTYNQLELEKTPGGWVAQVVVDL; translated from the coding sequence ATGCCGCCTCAACCTGAGCAGTACGAATACCTTGAACATACGGCAGATGCGAAATTCAGGGCGTATGGAAAAACCCTGGAAGAAGTCTTTGAAAATGCCGCTCTTGCCATGTTCAACGTGATGATTGACACTAAAAAGGTTCTTGTAGAGACCTCGCTGGAAGTTTCCCTCAAATCCCCGGGCCTGGATACCCTGCTTATTGACTGGCTTTCCGAACTTCTTTTTCTCTTTGAAGTGGAGGAAACCATCTTCGGAGAATTCAGGGTAGAGGAGATCAGGGAAGAGGAAGGCGAATACTCTCTGAAAGCCCGGGCATTGGGGGATAAATGGAACCTTGAAATCCATCCCTTCGAAACCGAGATCAAGGCGGTTACCTACAACCAGCTCGAACTTGAAAAGACGCCTGGGGGTTGGGTGGCTCAGGTGGTTGTGGACCTTTAA
- the mtrH gene encoding tetrahydromethanopterin S-methyltransferase subunit H, which yields MFKFDKKQEVFEIGGVKFGGQPGEYPTVLVSTMFYARHKIVTDEDKGLFDVAAAETLWNTQVELSDATGNPYVNQIVGETPESIRKYIDWFIGIDDKTPFLIDSSAGEVRAAAAQYCTEIGVADRAIHNSINASIEQDEIDVLTESDVEAAIVLAFNATDPTVKGKLDILEVGGSGQDKGMLQIAKECGITSPLIDVAAMPLGAGSGATIRSVPTIKGKLGLPVGGGYHNMASAWDWLRKFKKTQPDPKSIYMPSDIGTNLVAQIAGSDYLLYGPIENVEKVFPAVAMVDIMLGETAKELDVEIAVENHPVNQLT from the coding sequence ATGTTCAAGTTTGACAAGAAACAGGAAGTATTCGAAATTGGCGGAGTCAAGTTCGGCGGGCAGCCGGGTGAGTACCCGACCGTGTTAGTCAGTACCATGTTCTACGCAAGGCACAAGATTGTGACCGACGAGGACAAGGGACTATTCGACGTAGCAGCAGCAGAAACCCTGTGGAACACCCAGGTAGAACTGAGTGACGCTACAGGAAACCCCTACGTGAACCAGATTGTGGGAGAAACCCCTGAATCTATCAGGAAGTACATCGATTGGTTCATCGGAATCGATGACAAGACCCCCTTCCTGATCGACTCTTCAGCAGGAGAAGTTCGTGCAGCCGCTGCCCAGTACTGTACCGAAATCGGTGTAGCTGACAGGGCAATCCACAACTCCATCAACGCCAGTATCGAACAGGACGAAATTGACGTTCTCACGGAGAGCGATGTGGAAGCTGCCATCGTGCTGGCCTTCAACGCAACCGACCCGACCGTCAAAGGTAAACTCGACATCCTTGAAGTCGGTGGTTCCGGACAGGACAAGGGTATGCTCCAGATAGCCAAGGAATGTGGGATCACGTCCCCCCTGATCGACGTAGCAGCAATGCCTCTCGGTGCAGGCTCAGGCGCAACAATCCGCTCAGTCCCGACCATCAAGGGTAAGCTCGGCCTGCCTGTAGGCGGTGGATACCACAACATGGCATCCGCATGGGACTGGCTCAGGAAGTTCAAGAAGACTCAGCCTGACCCGAAGTCAATCTACATGCCCTCTGACATCGGGACCAACCTGGTAGCCCAGATCGCAGGTTCTGACTACCTCCTCTACGGTCCGATCGAGAATGTCGAAAAGGTCTTCCCGGCTGTCGCAATGGTCGACATCATGCTCGGAGAAACCGCAAAAGAACTCGACGTCGAGATCGCTGTGGAGAACCACCCGGTCAACCAGCTAACATAA
- a CDS encoding sodium:solute symporter: MDSYQIFLALLTVYLAGLVSIGWYFNKKQKSVTDFWLAGRRIGPTGVGFSAAASWITAGGILAVIGFYMLLGMGSIWGFVAPNIIALLLIALLVGKIKNLPAITQPELLEQRYGSSIRMPIALVIAVVMILFAVADVQGLAMVLQIFYGLDKIYAVALIAVVVSIYVTLGGLSAVVWTDVIQFTILAIFTIAMAFAAVGTVADGGLGTTAISNSELLGNVPDGWWNPFSIGLPLVLIYILAIIPGWISEQDPWQKVWAARDEKSARTGMILGAFMILVVFGSCAVIAIALNAIYPEIAAMGFPAGMALAEPALLTFINERFAASPLLITLSAIGLTAAAMSNADTFATSGGSNLSRDIYQRYIKPDATMKEMLVVNRISVLIIVLGACAGTFYIQGIIEAIHIATFIASASYFFPLMGGLYWKRATRQGALVSMVVGGVSQIGLVLLDYTMEAPPMAATYLEGIHPALMSHGVILGMSLSAVAFFGVSLMTKPSSRVNLAPFFEEEAQSLARYEAREINEMDPVYSSFLGNVEEKVTGERSHLQLNLRVSDTLSWHELVEKLKSVSPAWVTPTGQDSVYRLTHGDMLSCVTVTRGSGDRDIWLKAEPRLETVGRQKKELFTAYEELKNVMGQKGVSLDFY, from the coding sequence AGCATTGGCTGGTACTTCAATAAAAAACAGAAATCCGTTACTGACTTTTGGCTCGCTGGGCGCCGAATAGGGCCCACAGGAGTCGGGTTTTCAGCAGCTGCATCCTGGATCACCGCAGGTGGGATTCTTGCAGTCATTGGTTTTTACATGCTGCTGGGGATGGGCTCGATCTGGGGTTTTGTGGCCCCGAACATCATTGCTCTCCTGCTAATTGCATTGCTTGTGGGTAAGATAAAAAATCTCCCCGCAATCACCCAGCCCGAACTCCTAGAACAGCGTTATGGAAGTTCGATCAGGATGCCTATCGCCCTGGTCATTGCAGTTGTTATGATCCTTTTTGCCGTAGCTGATGTCCAGGGACTTGCTATGGTCCTGCAGATATTCTACGGGCTTGACAAAATATATGCCGTGGCTTTAATCGCTGTTGTTGTTTCGATTTATGTCACCCTGGGAGGACTTTCGGCCGTTGTCTGGACAGATGTAATCCAGTTTACTATCCTTGCGATCTTTACCATAGCAATGGCTTTTGCCGCCGTGGGTACGGTGGCCGACGGAGGCCTGGGGACCACTGCAATAAGCAACTCCGAACTTCTCGGAAACGTGCCTGACGGCTGGTGGAATCCCTTCTCAATCGGGCTGCCGCTGGTCCTTATTTATATCCTGGCCATCATTCCGGGATGGATTTCCGAGCAGGACCCCTGGCAAAAGGTCTGGGCTGCAAGGGATGAAAAATCTGCACGTACGGGAATGATCCTGGGAGCTTTCATGATCCTGGTGGTCTTCGGGTCCTGTGCGGTGATTGCAATCGCACTCAATGCCATATACCCCGAAATCGCAGCTATGGGCTTTCCTGCAGGCATGGCACTTGCCGAACCTGCCCTTCTAACCTTCATTAACGAACGATTTGCCGCATCTCCCCTCCTGATCACCCTCAGCGCGATCGGACTTACCGCTGCTGCCATGTCCAATGCCGACACTTTCGCAACCTCCGGCGGCTCCAACCTTTCCCGGGACATCTACCAGAGGTACATAAAACCGGATGCCACCATGAAGGAGATGCTGGTCGTAAACCGTATTAGCGTGCTCATAATCGTGCTTGGGGCGTGTGCGGGCACTTTCTACATACAGGGCATCATCGAAGCAATTCACATCGCAACCTTCATTGCCAGCGCTTCTTACTTCTTCCCCCTCATGGGAGGGCTTTACTGGAAGAGAGCAACAAGGCAAGGCGCTCTAGTATCCATGGTAGTCGGAGGAGTGTCTCAAATAGGGCTTGTACTCCTTGACTACACAATGGAAGCCCCACCCATGGCAGCCACCTATCTTGAAGGCATCCACCCGGCCCTTATGAGCCACGGAGTCATTCTGGGCATGTCATTGAGCGCTGTCGCTTTCTTCGGAGTTTCTTTGATGACAAAACCCTCAAGCAGAGTCAACCTCGCCCCCTTCTTCGAGGAGGAAGCCCAGTCCCTTGCTCGCTACGAAGCCAGGGAAATCAATGAAATGGATCCTGTATACAGCTCCTTCCTCGGGAACGTCGAAGAAAAAGTCACAGGTGAACGCTCCCATCTTCAGTTGAACCTCCGGGTCTCTGACACCCTCAGCTGGCACGAACTCGTTGAAAAGCTGAAATCCGTATCTCCAGCCTGGGTCACTCCTACAGGACAGGACTCGGTATACAGGCTGACCCACGGGGATATGCTCTCCTGTGTTACAGTAACAAGGGGCAGCGGCGACAGGGACATCTGGCTCAAAGCCGAGCCCAGACTTGAGACCGTGGGCAGGCAGAAAAAAGAGCTGTTTACGGCTTATGAAGAATTGAAAAACGTTATGGGCCAGAAAGGAGTCTCCCTGGACTTCTATTAA
- the mtrG gene encoding tetrahydromethanopterin S-methyltransferase subunit MtrG: MDGKAPAAFVDPDEFSEVLKRLDLIDEKVEFVNSEVAQRIGKKVGRDIGILYGAVIGLLLFLIYVSVSSMFL, translated from the coding sequence ATGGATGGAAAAGCACCAGCCGCATTTGTAGATCCAGATGAGTTTAGTGAAGTATTGAAGAGGCTTGACCTGATCGATGAAAAAGTCGAGTTCGTCAACAGTGAAGTTGCGCAGAGAATAGGAAAGAAAGTAGGAAGAGACATTGGAATCCTTTACGGTGCAGTGATCGGACTGCTTCTCTTCCTGATCTATGTCTCGGTATCATCAATGTTCTTATAA